One genomic region from Vanacampus margaritifer isolate UIUO_Vmar chromosome 2, RoL_Vmar_1.0, whole genome shotgun sequence encodes:
- the brd4 gene encoding bromodomain-containing protein 4 isoform X5, translating into MPNPVRMGDGLDAAQMSGSSSSSSSGSGSQGQPQTVGNPLPPEYINLDRPKRQTNQLQYLLKVVVKGLWKHQFAWPFHSPVDSVKLNLPDYYKIIKHPMDMGTIKKRLENSYYWNAQECIQDFNKMFTNCYMYNKPSDDIVLMAKALEKAFLQKVADMPQEEIEIAVMTGKGRGRGRRDAGLNLKPGAIIDPSSTTPQTRGLSNLSAAPQTRGPAQGPPSLPPQPLMQTLPSHVPPTLPGHAAQLGAPYSMGQLDCTLQVPMMTSVPPPVQTSLPPVSIQSTAPMLQNPITMTKQRKSQKRKADTTTPTANDQLSESSPAESKSGKTLPRRESTRPTKLIKKEAADSQHQVAMGMGMSGSSSGHSPVPQDQLGYCLSLVREMLSKKHTMYAWPFYKPVDVAALGLHDYHDIIKHPMDLSTIKAKLENRQYRDPQEFAADVRLMFSNCYKYNPPDHEVVAMARKLQDVFEMRFAKMPDEPESKPLASVPAPPLHHPAPVKPQPPIAHVASSSDSSSDSSSESESSTDDSEEERAQRLADLQEQLKAVHEQLAALSQPQASKPKRKEKEKKEKKKDKHKKKVGMPSLVDEIQDAAPVSQLSKRNKTSTNNNKELPKKKSSKKETTKNSQPPNLPPVLGLEDNLAGSSASSEKCKPMTYEEKRQLSLDINKLPGDKLGRVVHIIQSREPSLKNSNPDEIEIDFETLKPSTLRELERYVSTCLRKKKKGGAEKSMESVVSAKKTGSSSDSSGSSSDSETEAPGMIKPQKKKAQSVKEGKKTHSHVQGAPAHPALHPQVAAFQPQMKQNQAPPVDYMPPPVTALESSQMLENSFESLPAFGQPLMHLSHHTGNSSSPAPPQLSANTAGPVSPETHPFLNQHPILPSPALHSSMPQQPSRPSHKAAPLHPKLPQQQPTLQQQPTLQQQQQPTLQQHPPQHQPPLQPQSAPPPHQLPPQILHPPQPMHPRPLSPPTLTPQGLLSSQPPQMLLEDDEESASSVPLNQVQLYLQQFQQARQPQQSLQSLQAQARQQQQQQQAGQSSLLQSVQGQPQLSSQATLPTPQLPLQAQAQAAPPHQAPSQQMSLHASRHLPHSQPQQPQQQPQQQPQQQPQQQPQQHLSYQQVSTLIGQPQGPSHKVAVPSNKAQQILQPPEELSPRPPPKPDLFIAGHMRDNPSPLMMHSPQLPQYPPVTHQSPPHNMQPKKQRVPGNQGVLKEEKLPPSPVMRGEPFNPAMRSEHHKHSDSKPSQPGLGQQNVKSMDSSRPVIRSSEASGPPPSLQDKEKFKQESKAPTAPKKDVKLKNMGSWASLAQKSTSTPMSAVKSSSDSFEQFRRAAREKEEREKALKAQAEQAEKDRMRREQDKLRGRDDDEVLETTSRRVHEEPRRRLEQQQQHIQVPPQQPEPQPAVIRTPPQQQPPAPPPQPPTPPQPAAVHSPLDQQRELARRREQERRRREAMAATIDMNFQSDLMAIFEENIF; encoded by the exons ATGCCCAACCCTGTCAGAATGGGGGACGGCCTGGATGCAGCGCAGATGtcgggcagcagcagcagcagcagcagtggcAGCGGCAGCCAGGGGCAGCCCCAGACAGTTGGCAACCCCCTGCCCCCGGAATACATCAATCTTGACAGGCCCAAGCGCCAGACCAATCAGCTGCAGTACCTGCTCAAGGTGGTGGTGAAGGGCCTGTGGAAGCACCAGTTCGCCTGGCCCTTCCATTCACCAGTGGATTCAGTCAAACTCAATCTGCCC GActactacaaaataataaaacatcctATGGACATGGGAACAATCAAGAAAAGGCTTGAAAACAGCTACTACTGGAATGCCCAAGAATGTATCCAAGACTTCAACAAGATGTTTACCAACTGCTACATGTACAATAAG CCTTCAGATGACATCGTCTTAATGGCTAAAGCGCTAGAGAAGGCTTTCCTCCAAAAGGTCGCCGACATGCCTCAGGAAGAAATTGAGATTGCGGTCATGACAGGGAAGGGTCGAGGCCGAGGTCGGAGAGATGCTG GTCTCAACTTGAAGCCAGGAGCTATAATCGACCCTTCGTCCACAACTCCTCAAACTCGAGGTCTGTCAAACCTCTCGGCAGCACCTCAGACCAGAGGACCGGCGCAGGGCCCGCCTTCACTACCTCCTCAGCCTTTAATGCAGACCCTCCCGTCCCACGTTCCCCCGACGTTACCAGGCCACGCGGCACAGCTTGGAGCCCCGTACTCTATGGGCCAATTGGATTGCACTCTTCAAGTTCCCATGATGACCTCTGTGCCTCCCCCTGTTCAGACCTCCCTTCCCCCAGTGTCCATCCAGAGCACTGCCCCCATGCTGCAAAACCCTATCACCATGACCAAA CAGAGAAAGAGccagaaaagaaaagcagaCACTACAACACCCACGGCTAACGACCAGCTCAGCGAGTCTTCCCCAGCCGAGTCCAAGTCGGGGAAAACTCTACCCAGGCGGGAGAGCACCCGCCCCACTAAACTGATCAAGAAAGAGGCTGCAGACTCGCAGCATCAAGTAGCGATGGGCATGGGAATGAGCGGGTCCAGTAGTGGCCATAGCCCCGTCCCGCAAGATCAACTGGGATACTGTTTAAGTCTGGTCAGGGAGATGTTGTCCAAGAAACACACAATGTATGCCTGGCCCTTCTACAAACCCGTCGATGTGGCTGCACTTGGGCTACACGATTATCACGACATCATCAAGCATCCCATGGACCTAAGCACCATTAAG GCCAAGCTGGAGAACAGGCAATACCGGGATCCCCAGGAATTTGCTGCCGATGTGCGGTTAATGTTTTCCAACTGCTACAAATATAATCCGCCTGACCACGAGGTAGTGGCTATGGCACGCAAGCTGCAG GATGTGTTTGAGATGCGTTTTGCCAAGATGCCAGATGAGCCAGAGTCCAAGCCTCTTGCCTCCGTCCCAGCTCCCCCGCTCCACCACCCTGCCCCGGTTAAACCCCAGCCTCCGATAGCCCACGTCGCCTCCTCCTCTGACAGCTCCAGTGACTCCTCCTCCGAGTCCGAGTCTTCGACGGACGACTCCGAGGAGGAGCGAGCTCAGAGGTTGGCAGACCTCCAAGAACAG CTGAAGGCTGTCCACGAGCAGCTGGCTGCCCTTTCCCAGCCTCAAGCCAGCAAAccaaagagaaaagagaaggaaaagaaggagaagaagaaagacaAACACAAGAAGAAAGTTGGCATGCCCAGCCTTGTTGACGAGATCCAGGATGCTGCACCTGTTTCCCAGCTGTCCAAAAGGAACAAGACCAGTacaaacaacaataaagaaCTTCCCAAGAAGAAATCCAG CAAAAAGGAGACGACGAAAAACAGCCAGCCCCCCAACCTTCCGCCTGTTCTCGGTCTGGAAGACAACCTGGCGGGTTCATCGGCTTCGTCGGAGAAGTGCAAGCCCATGACGTATGAAGAGAAGAGGCAACTAAGTCTGGACATCAATAAGCTTCCCGGTGACAAACTGGGCCGCGTAGTCCACATCATCCAGTCGAGAGAGCCCTCGCTCAAGAATTCCAACCCCGACGAGATCGAGATTGACTTTGAAACGCTCAAGCCTTCCACGCTGCGAGAGCTGGAGCGATACGTGTCTACGTGCCTTCGCAAGAAAAAGAAGGGTGGAG CTGAGAAGTCTATGGAGTCTGTGGTTTCCGCCAAGAAGACTGGATCCTCTTCCGACAGCAGTGGCTCCAGTTCTGATAGCGAAACCGAGGCTCCGG GGATGATAAAGCCGCAAAAGAAGAAGGCCCAATCTGTGAAGGAGGGAAAGAAGACACATTCGCACGTACAGGGTGCCCCCGCTCATCCTGCGCTTCATCCGCAAGTGGCAGCTTTTCAGCCTCAGATGAAGCAGAATCAGGCCCCTCCTGTGGACTATATGCCTCCCCCTGTAACCGCCCTGGAGTCTTCCCAGATGCTAGAGAACAGCTTTGAGTCTTTGCCGGCGTTCGGCCAGCCCCTCATGCATCTTTCCCACCATACGGGAAACTCTTCGTCGCCCGCGCCGCCTCAGCTCAGCGCCAACACCGCTGGGCCGGTGTCCCCCGAGACGCACCCCTTCCTCAACCAACATCCAATTCTCCCCTCTCCAG CCTTGCACAGTTCCATGCCTCAGCAGCCATCTCGACCGAGCCACAAGGCGGCGCCTCTTCATCCCAAACTTCCCCAGCAGCAGCCAACTTTACAGCAACAGCCGActttgcagcagcagcagcagcccacGTTGCAGCAACATCCGCCGCAGCATCAGCCGCCTCTCCAGCCCCAGTCCGCACCTCCGCCGCATCAGCTGCCCCCGCAGATCCTTCACCCTCCTCAACCCATGCACCCGAGGCCGCTGTCCCCGCCGACGCTCACGCCCCAGGGCTTGCTGTCTTCCCAGCCTCCCCAGATGCTGCTGGAGGACGACGAAGAGTCGGCCTCCTCGGTGCCCCTCAACCAAGTGCAATTGTACCTGCAGCAGTTCCAACAAGCCCGTCAGCCCCAGCAGTCCTTGCAGTCGCTCCAGGCGCAGGCTCgtcagcagcaacagcagcagcaagcgGGACAGTCGTCCCTGCTCCAGTCAGTCCAGGGCCAACCTCAACTCTCCTCCCAAGCCACGCTGCCCACTCCCCAGCTTCCTCTTCAGGCGCAGGCGCAGGCAGCCCCGCCACATCAAGCCCCGTCCCAACAGATGTCCCTCCACGCCAGCCGCCACCTGCCGCACAGTCAGCCGCAGCAACCGCAGCAGCAACCGCAGCAGCAACCGCAGCAGCAACCCCAGCAGCAACCGCAGCAGCACCTGAGCTACCAGCAGGTCTCCACGCTCATCGGTCAGCCTCAGGGGCCTTCCCACAAGGTGGCCGTGCCCAGCAACAAAGCACAGCAGATCCTCCAGCCCCCGGAGGAGCTGTCCCCTCGTCCGCCGCCCAAGCCGGACCTTTTCATCGCAG GTCACATGAGGGATAACCCATCCCCTCTCATGATGCATTCCCCGCAACTTCCTCAGTACCCTCCCGTCACTCACCAGTCTCCGCCTCACAATATGCAGCCCAAAAAG CAAAGGGTGCCTGGCAATCAAGGAGTGCTGAAAGAGGAGAAACTTCCTCCGTCACCAGTGATGAGAGGAGAGCCTTTCAACCCCGCCATGAGGTCGGAACATCACAAGCATTCCGACAGCAAGCCCTCTCAGCCAGGCCTCGGCCAACAGA ATGTGAAGTCCATGGACAGCTCTCGGCCCGTCATCCGCTCCTCTGAGGCCAGCGGACCGCCGCCTTCCCTGCAAGACAAGGAGAAGTTCAAGCAGGAGTCCAAGGCACCCACTGCACCCAAAAAG GATGTGAAACTGAAGAACATGGGCTCGTGGGCCAGCCTGGCCCAGAAGTCCACGTCGACGCCGATGTCCGCCGTCAAGTCGTCCAGCGACAGCTTCGAGCAGTTCCGCCGGGCCGCCCGCGAGAAGGAGGAGCGGGAGAAGGCCCTGAAGGCGCAAGCCGAGCAGGCGGAAAAGGACCGCATGCGGCGAGAGCAGGACAAACTTCG AGGTCGGGACGACGACGAGGTCCTGGAGACGACGAGCAGGAGGGTGCACGAGGAACCGCGCCGGCGtctggagcagcagcagcagcacatcCAAGTGCCCCCACAGCAGCCCGAACCTCAGCCAGCTGTGATCCGAACGCCCCCGCAGCAGCAGCCGCCGGCCCCGCCCCCGCAGCCCCCCACGCCGCCTCAGCCCGCCGCTGTGCACAGCCCGCTCGACCAGCAGAGGGAGCTGGCGCGCAGACGAGAACAAGAGAGGCGGCGGCGGGAAGCG ATGGCAGCAACGATTGACATGAATTTCCAAAGTGACTTAATGGCGATCTTTGAGGAGAACATCTTCTGA
- the brd4 gene encoding bromodomain-containing protein 4 isoform X4, with amino-acid sequence MPNPVRMGDGLDAAQMSGSSSSSSSGSGSQGQPQTVGNPLPPEYINLDRPKRQTNQLQYLLKVVVKGLWKHQFAWPFHSPVDSVKLNLPDYYKIIKHPMDMGTIKKRLENSYYWNAQECIQDFNKMFTNCYMYNKPSDDIVLMAKALEKAFLQKVADMPQEEIEIAVMTGKGRGRGRRDAGLNLKPGAIIDPSSTTPQTRGLSNLSAAPQTRGPAQGPPSLPPQPLMQTLPSHVPPTLPGHAAQLGAPYSMGQLDCTLQVPMMTSVPPPVQTSLPPVSIQSTAPMLQNPITMTKQRKSQKRKADTTTPTANDQLSESSPAESKSGKTLPRRESTRPTKLIKKEAADSQHQVAMGMGMSGSSSGHSPVPQDQLGYCLSLVREMLSKKHTMYAWPFYKPVDVAALGLHDYHDIIKHPMDLSTIKAKLENRQYRDPQEFAADVRLMFSNCYKYNPPDHEVVAMARKLQDVFEMRFAKMPDEPESKPLASVPAPPLHHPAPVKPQPPIAHVASSSDSSSDSSSESESSTDDSEEERAQRLADLQEQLKAVHEQLAALSQPQASKPKRKEKEKKEKKKDKHKKKVGMPSLVDEIQDAAPVSQLSKRNKTSTNNNKELPKKKSSKKETTKNSQPPNLPPVLGLEDNLAGSSASSEKCKPMTYEEKRQLSLDINKLPGDKLGRVVHIIQSREPSLKNSNPDEIEIDFETLKPSTLRELERYVSTCLRKKKKGGAEKSMESVVSAKKTGSSSDSSGSSSDSETEAPGMIKPQKKKAQSVKEGKKTHSHVQGAPAHPALHPQVAAFQPQMKQNQAPPVDYMPPPVTALESSQMLENSFESLPAFGQPLMHLSHHTGNSSSPAPPQLSANTAGPVSPETHPFLNQHPILPSPALHSSMPQQPSRPSHKAAPLHPKLPQQQPTLQQQPTLQQQQQPTLQQHPPQHQPPLQPQSAPPPHQLPPQILHPPQPMHPRPLSPPTLTPQGLLSSQPPQMLLEDDEESASSVPLNQVQLYLQQFQQARQPQQSLQSLQAQARQQQQQQQAGQSSLLQSVQGQPQLSSQATLPTPQLPLQAQAQAAPPHQAPSQQMSLHASRHLPHSQPQQPQQQPQQQPQQQPQQQPQQHLSYQQVSTLIGQPQGPSHKVAVPSNKAQQILQPPEELSPRPPPKPDLFIAGHMRDNPSPLMMHSPQLPQYPPVTHQSPPHNMQPKKQRVPGNQGVLKEEKLPPSPVMRGEPFNPAMRSEHHKHSDSKPSQPGLGQQNVKSMDSSRPVIRSSEASGPPPSLQDKEKFKQESKAPTAPKKDVKLKNMGSWASLAQKSTSTPMSAVKSSSDSFEQFRRAAREKEEREKALKAQAEQAEKDRMRREQDKLRQVLKHKGRDDDEVLETTSRRVHEEPRRRLEQQQQHIQVPPQQPEPQPAVIRTPPQQQPPAPPPQPPTPPQPAAVHSPLDQQRELARRREQERRRREAMAATIDMNFQSDLMAIFEENIF; translated from the exons ATGCCCAACCCTGTCAGAATGGGGGACGGCCTGGATGCAGCGCAGATGtcgggcagcagcagcagcagcagcagtggcAGCGGCAGCCAGGGGCAGCCCCAGACAGTTGGCAACCCCCTGCCCCCGGAATACATCAATCTTGACAGGCCCAAGCGCCAGACCAATCAGCTGCAGTACCTGCTCAAGGTGGTGGTGAAGGGCCTGTGGAAGCACCAGTTCGCCTGGCCCTTCCATTCACCAGTGGATTCAGTCAAACTCAATCTGCCC GActactacaaaataataaaacatcctATGGACATGGGAACAATCAAGAAAAGGCTTGAAAACAGCTACTACTGGAATGCCCAAGAATGTATCCAAGACTTCAACAAGATGTTTACCAACTGCTACATGTACAATAAG CCTTCAGATGACATCGTCTTAATGGCTAAAGCGCTAGAGAAGGCTTTCCTCCAAAAGGTCGCCGACATGCCTCAGGAAGAAATTGAGATTGCGGTCATGACAGGGAAGGGTCGAGGCCGAGGTCGGAGAGATGCTG GTCTCAACTTGAAGCCAGGAGCTATAATCGACCCTTCGTCCACAACTCCTCAAACTCGAGGTCTGTCAAACCTCTCGGCAGCACCTCAGACCAGAGGACCGGCGCAGGGCCCGCCTTCACTACCTCCTCAGCCTTTAATGCAGACCCTCCCGTCCCACGTTCCCCCGACGTTACCAGGCCACGCGGCACAGCTTGGAGCCCCGTACTCTATGGGCCAATTGGATTGCACTCTTCAAGTTCCCATGATGACCTCTGTGCCTCCCCCTGTTCAGACCTCCCTTCCCCCAGTGTCCATCCAGAGCACTGCCCCCATGCTGCAAAACCCTATCACCATGACCAAA CAGAGAAAGAGccagaaaagaaaagcagaCACTACAACACCCACGGCTAACGACCAGCTCAGCGAGTCTTCCCCAGCCGAGTCCAAGTCGGGGAAAACTCTACCCAGGCGGGAGAGCACCCGCCCCACTAAACTGATCAAGAAAGAGGCTGCAGACTCGCAGCATCAAGTAGCGATGGGCATGGGAATGAGCGGGTCCAGTAGTGGCCATAGCCCCGTCCCGCAAGATCAACTGGGATACTGTTTAAGTCTGGTCAGGGAGATGTTGTCCAAGAAACACACAATGTATGCCTGGCCCTTCTACAAACCCGTCGATGTGGCTGCACTTGGGCTACACGATTATCACGACATCATCAAGCATCCCATGGACCTAAGCACCATTAAG GCCAAGCTGGAGAACAGGCAATACCGGGATCCCCAGGAATTTGCTGCCGATGTGCGGTTAATGTTTTCCAACTGCTACAAATATAATCCGCCTGACCACGAGGTAGTGGCTATGGCACGCAAGCTGCAG GATGTGTTTGAGATGCGTTTTGCCAAGATGCCAGATGAGCCAGAGTCCAAGCCTCTTGCCTCCGTCCCAGCTCCCCCGCTCCACCACCCTGCCCCGGTTAAACCCCAGCCTCCGATAGCCCACGTCGCCTCCTCCTCTGACAGCTCCAGTGACTCCTCCTCCGAGTCCGAGTCTTCGACGGACGACTCCGAGGAGGAGCGAGCTCAGAGGTTGGCAGACCTCCAAGAACAG CTGAAGGCTGTCCACGAGCAGCTGGCTGCCCTTTCCCAGCCTCAAGCCAGCAAAccaaagagaaaagagaaggaaaagaaggagaagaagaaagacaAACACAAGAAGAAAGTTGGCATGCCCAGCCTTGTTGACGAGATCCAGGATGCTGCACCTGTTTCCCAGCTGTCCAAAAGGAACAAGACCAGTacaaacaacaataaagaaCTTCCCAAGAAGAAATCCAG CAAAAAGGAGACGACGAAAAACAGCCAGCCCCCCAACCTTCCGCCTGTTCTCGGTCTGGAAGACAACCTGGCGGGTTCATCGGCTTCGTCGGAGAAGTGCAAGCCCATGACGTATGAAGAGAAGAGGCAACTAAGTCTGGACATCAATAAGCTTCCCGGTGACAAACTGGGCCGCGTAGTCCACATCATCCAGTCGAGAGAGCCCTCGCTCAAGAATTCCAACCCCGACGAGATCGAGATTGACTTTGAAACGCTCAAGCCTTCCACGCTGCGAGAGCTGGAGCGATACGTGTCTACGTGCCTTCGCAAGAAAAAGAAGGGTGGAG CTGAGAAGTCTATGGAGTCTGTGGTTTCCGCCAAGAAGACTGGATCCTCTTCCGACAGCAGTGGCTCCAGTTCTGATAGCGAAACCGAGGCTCCGG GGATGATAAAGCCGCAAAAGAAGAAGGCCCAATCTGTGAAGGAGGGAAAGAAGACACATTCGCACGTACAGGGTGCCCCCGCTCATCCTGCGCTTCATCCGCAAGTGGCAGCTTTTCAGCCTCAGATGAAGCAGAATCAGGCCCCTCCTGTGGACTATATGCCTCCCCCTGTAACCGCCCTGGAGTCTTCCCAGATGCTAGAGAACAGCTTTGAGTCTTTGCCGGCGTTCGGCCAGCCCCTCATGCATCTTTCCCACCATACGGGAAACTCTTCGTCGCCCGCGCCGCCTCAGCTCAGCGCCAACACCGCTGGGCCGGTGTCCCCCGAGACGCACCCCTTCCTCAACCAACATCCAATTCTCCCCTCTCCAG CCTTGCACAGTTCCATGCCTCAGCAGCCATCTCGACCGAGCCACAAGGCGGCGCCTCTTCATCCCAAACTTCCCCAGCAGCAGCCAACTTTACAGCAACAGCCGActttgcagcagcagcagcagcccacGTTGCAGCAACATCCGCCGCAGCATCAGCCGCCTCTCCAGCCCCAGTCCGCACCTCCGCCGCATCAGCTGCCCCCGCAGATCCTTCACCCTCCTCAACCCATGCACCCGAGGCCGCTGTCCCCGCCGACGCTCACGCCCCAGGGCTTGCTGTCTTCCCAGCCTCCCCAGATGCTGCTGGAGGACGACGAAGAGTCGGCCTCCTCGGTGCCCCTCAACCAAGTGCAATTGTACCTGCAGCAGTTCCAACAAGCCCGTCAGCCCCAGCAGTCCTTGCAGTCGCTCCAGGCGCAGGCTCgtcagcagcaacagcagcagcaagcgGGACAGTCGTCCCTGCTCCAGTCAGTCCAGGGCCAACCTCAACTCTCCTCCCAAGCCACGCTGCCCACTCCCCAGCTTCCTCTTCAGGCGCAGGCGCAGGCAGCCCCGCCACATCAAGCCCCGTCCCAACAGATGTCCCTCCACGCCAGCCGCCACCTGCCGCACAGTCAGCCGCAGCAACCGCAGCAGCAACCGCAGCAGCAACCGCAGCAGCAACCCCAGCAGCAACCGCAGCAGCACCTGAGCTACCAGCAGGTCTCCACGCTCATCGGTCAGCCTCAGGGGCCTTCCCACAAGGTGGCCGTGCCCAGCAACAAAGCACAGCAGATCCTCCAGCCCCCGGAGGAGCTGTCCCCTCGTCCGCCGCCCAAGCCGGACCTTTTCATCGCAG GTCACATGAGGGATAACCCATCCCCTCTCATGATGCATTCCCCGCAACTTCCTCAGTACCCTCCCGTCACTCACCAGTCTCCGCCTCACAATATGCAGCCCAAAAAG CAAAGGGTGCCTGGCAATCAAGGAGTGCTGAAAGAGGAGAAACTTCCTCCGTCACCAGTGATGAGAGGAGAGCCTTTCAACCCCGCCATGAGGTCGGAACATCACAAGCATTCCGACAGCAAGCCCTCTCAGCCAGGCCTCGGCCAACAGA ATGTGAAGTCCATGGACAGCTCTCGGCCCGTCATCCGCTCCTCTGAGGCCAGCGGACCGCCGCCTTCCCTGCAAGACAAGGAGAAGTTCAAGCAGGAGTCCAAGGCACCCACTGCACCCAAAAAG GATGTGAAACTGAAGAACATGGGCTCGTGGGCCAGCCTGGCCCAGAAGTCCACGTCGACGCCGATGTCCGCCGTCAAGTCGTCCAGCGACAGCTTCGAGCAGTTCCGCCGGGCCGCCCGCGAGAAGGAGGAGCGGGAGAAGGCCCTGAAGGCGCAAGCCGAGCAGGCGGAAAAGGACCGCATGCGGCGAGAGCAGGACAAACTTCGGCAAGTACTGAAGCACAA AGGTCGGGACGACGACGAGGTCCTGGAGACGACGAGCAGGAGGGTGCACGAGGAACCGCGCCGGCGtctggagcagcagcagcagcacatcCAAGTGCCCCCACAGCAGCCCGAACCTCAGCCAGCTGTGATCCGAACGCCCCCGCAGCAGCAGCCGCCGGCCCCGCCCCCGCAGCCCCCCACGCCGCCTCAGCCCGCCGCTGTGCACAGCCCGCTCGACCAGCAGAGGGAGCTGGCGCGCAGACGAGAACAAGAGAGGCGGCGGCGGGAAGCG ATGGCAGCAACGATTGACATGAATTTCCAAAGTGACTTAATGGCGATCTTTGAGGAGAACATCTTCTGA